One genomic segment of Parus major isolate Abel chromosome 10, Parus_major1.1, whole genome shotgun sequence includes these proteins:
- the FBXL22 gene encoding F-box and leucine-rich protein 22: MCNSLLVSVSPLQHCCFSTRPRDCHCCLAMHITQLNRECLLHLFSFLDKNSRKNLAKTCHKLLEVFQDPLLWSLLNFHSPVELKKDNFLLGPALKHLSICWYSERVKVCNIEDWMKNSFQKDFCKRHENTVSDFLLDVCNRCPNLLSLTLSGCGHVTDDCILQLLKHCPNLKSLKLENCVRITDHTLQAVTLHGASLRTLHVDFCRNVTQAGLERVREKCPSIMLRAEKSANMIPDSKPEKKLMLQKASRKLVQL; the protein is encoded by the exons ATGTGCAACAGCCTCCTGGTGAGTGTGAGccccctccagcactgctgtttcTCCACCAGGCCAAGAgactgccactgctgcctggcAATGCACATAACCCAGCTCAACCGGGAATGCCTTTTacatctcttctcttttctggaCAAAAACAGTAGGAAAAATCTAGCAAAAACATGCCACAAGTTGCTGGAAGTGTTTCAAGATCCTTTACTGTGGTCTTTGTTGAACTTTCATTCTCCAGTGGAACTAAAGAAGGATAATTTTCTCCTGGGACCTGCTTTAAAACACTTATCCATCTGCTGGTATTCAGAGAGAGTCAAGGTGTGTAACATTGAGGACTGGATGAAAAACAGTTTCCAGAAAGACTTCTGTAAGAGGCATGAGAACACTGTCAGTGATTTTTTACTAGACGTTTGCAACAG ATGTCCAAATCTGCTGTCTCTGACCCTCTCTGGCTGTGGCCACGTTACAGATGACTGCATTTTGCAGCTTCTCAAGCACTGCCCAAACCTGAAGAGCCTCAAACTGGAGAACTGTGTGCGGATCACTGACCACACCCTGCAGGCAGTGACCCTCCACGGGGCATCACTGCGAACACTCCACGTGGATTTCTGCCGCAACGTGACACAAGCTGGGCTAGAGAGAGTCAGGGAAAAGTGTCCTTCAATAATGCTGAGGGCAGAGAAAAGTGCTAACATGATCCCAGACAGTAAGccagaaaaaaagctgatgCTTCAAAAAGCATCAAGAAAATTGGTTCAGCTTtaa